A single genomic interval of Burkholderia sp. HI2500 harbors:
- a CDS encoding cobaltochelatase CobT-related protein yields MSADRDAARRASAREALGASTVRALTRDAALHYRAGRVCRDSRPLPIHAPHLRAQAADDDLASWRGAADGAALRILHSDADLHRALSGDDPVERVLFEMLEQLRCESLAPPAMRGVVQNLRHRFETWSRAFHRSGQADTHVGILVYTVAQIAWSRLTGWPVLEETEDLIEASRAAIVPEIGVQLAGLKRCRHDQRAFAEHALALAKCIAAMIRDARAAVVETETEDAREQDDALTNFSLWVDFDETGIDMPALVETGDSVVLQGGDAVYRAYTTRYDRELRPAAQIRAALLREYRDRLDAQVAAQRINVTRLARVLRAALVVPQADGWSFGEEHGRLDGRRLAQLVSSPAERRLFRLERVRPHADCALAFLIDCSGSMKTWIDGVALMVDTLARAGDAAGLATEVLGFTTLAWNGGRARQDWLARGKPRHPGRLNETGHLVFKDADTRWRHARTGIAALFKADLFREGVDGEAVEWACARLAARPEARKILVVISDGSPMDGATALANDPFYLDNHLKQVVARQESAGRVEVLGLGVGLDLGPYYRHRLAIDLASAPDMKRLVEIAGWIGARR; encoded by the coding sequence GTGAGCGCCGATCGCGACGCCGCGCGCCGCGCGTCGGCGCGCGAAGCGCTGGGTGCGTCGACGGTACGCGCGCTGACGCGTGACGCGGCGCTGCATTACCGGGCGGGCCGCGTGTGCCGCGACTCGCGGCCGTTGCCGATCCATGCGCCGCACCTGCGCGCGCAGGCCGCCGACGACGATCTCGCGTCATGGCGCGGCGCGGCCGACGGTGCCGCGCTGCGTATCCTGCATTCCGATGCGGACCTGCATCGCGCGCTGTCCGGAGACGATCCGGTCGAACGCGTGCTGTTCGAGATGCTCGAGCAACTGCGCTGCGAGTCGCTCGCGCCGCCTGCCATGCGCGGTGTCGTGCAGAACCTGCGTCATCGCTTCGAGACCTGGTCACGCGCGTTTCACCGGTCGGGGCAGGCCGATACGCATGTCGGGATTCTCGTGTACACGGTCGCGCAGATCGCATGGTCGCGGCTGACGGGCTGGCCCGTGCTCGAAGAGACGGAAGACCTGATCGAAGCATCGCGCGCGGCGATCGTGCCCGAGATCGGCGTGCAGCTTGCCGGGCTCAAGCGGTGCCGGCACGATCAGCGCGCCTTTGCGGAACATGCACTCGCGCTCGCGAAGTGCATTGCGGCGATGATCCGCGATGCGCGTGCAGCCGTCGTGGAAACGGAGACGGAAGACGCACGCGAGCAGGACGATGCACTGACGAATTTCTCGCTCTGGGTCGATTTCGACGAGACGGGCATCGATATGCCGGCACTCGTGGAGACGGGCGACAGCGTCGTGCTGCAAGGCGGCGACGCCGTCTACCGTGCATACACGACGCGCTACGATCGCGAGCTTCGACCGGCCGCGCAGATCCGCGCGGCACTGCTGCGCGAGTATCGCGACCGGCTCGACGCCCAGGTCGCCGCGCAGCGGATCAACGTCACGCGGCTCGCGCGTGTGCTGCGCGCGGCGCTCGTCGTGCCGCAAGCCGACGGCTGGTCGTTCGGCGAGGAGCATGGCCGCCTCGACGGCCGCCGGCTCGCGCAACTCGTCAGCTCGCCGGCCGAACGGCGGTTGTTCCGGCTCGAACGCGTGCGGCCGCATGCCGACTGCGCGCTCGCGTTCCTGATCGACTGCTCGGGGTCGATGAAGACGTGGATCGACGGCGTCGCGCTGATGGTCGACACGCTGGCCCGCGCGGGCGACGCCGCCGGTCTCGCAACCGAAGTGCTCGGCTTCACGACGCTCGCCTGGAACGGCGGCCGTGCGCGGCAGGACTGGCTCGCGCGCGGCAAGCCGCGCCATCCGGGCCGGCTCAACGAAACCGGCCACCTGGTGTTCAAGGACGCGGATACCCGCTGGCGGCATGCGCGCACGGGCATTGCCGCGCTGTTCAAGGCTGATCTGTTCCGCGAAGGTGTGGACGGCGAAGCGGTCGAATGGGCGTGCGCGCGGCTCGCGGCGCGGCCGGAGGCGCGCAAGATCCTTGTTGTGATCTCCGACGGCAGCCCGATGGACGGCGCGACGGCGCTCGCGAACGATCCGTTCTACCTCGATAACCACCTGAAGCAGGTGGTTGCGCGCCAGGAGTCGGCGGGCCGCGTCGAAGTGCTCGGGTTGGGTGTCGGGCTCGATCTCGGCCCGTATTACCGGCACCGGCTGGCGATCGATCTTGCGTCGGCGCCCGACATGAAGCGGCTCGTTGAAATCGCCGGATGGATCGGCGCGCGGCGGTGA
- a CDS encoding dimethyl sulfoxide reductase anchor subunit family protein, with product MRPAFSVVFLTTLCGAAQGLLLTLVIVEALARAAGVDIAASFYVTGAALSVSLGALGLLASFFHLGHPERAWRAIAMWRTSWLSRECIALPVFLACAFAYGAAHLFGWPGTLLIGAVGALASVALFVCTAMIYACLRFLQEWASPLTLVNFVLLGCASGCTLATACAAWLAPALVGRLAVAACVLTLAGGVARLASLARNARLRPKSTVQSATGIRSDKVEQKSRGFTASAFNTREFFHGQGNGTLRAVKAGFLIGAFAVPFVLTGAGALAPTSVAAAVALGAAFVIQYAGLVAERWFFFADARHPQNLYYQRAS from the coding sequence ATGCGCCCAGCCTTTTCGGTCGTTTTCCTTACCACCCTGTGCGGTGCCGCACAGGGTCTGTTGCTGACGCTCGTGATCGTCGAGGCACTGGCGCGCGCGGCAGGCGTCGATATTGCCGCGTCGTTCTACGTGACCGGCGCCGCGCTGTCGGTCTCGCTCGGCGCACTCGGCCTGCTGGCGTCGTTCTTCCATCTCGGCCACCCCGAACGCGCGTGGCGTGCGATCGCGATGTGGCGCACGTCGTGGCTGTCACGCGAATGCATCGCGCTGCCGGTGTTTCTCGCGTGTGCGTTCGCATATGGCGCGGCGCACCTGTTCGGCTGGCCGGGCACGTTGCTGATCGGCGCGGTGGGCGCGCTCGCGAGCGTTGCGCTGTTCGTGTGCACCGCGATGATCTACGCGTGCCTGCGCTTCCTGCAGGAATGGGCAAGCCCGCTGACGCTCGTGAACTTCGTGCTGCTCGGCTGCGCGTCCGGCTGCACGCTGGCGACGGCGTGCGCCGCGTGGCTCGCGCCGGCGCTGGTCGGCCGGCTTGCGGTGGCTGCCTGCGTGCTGACGCTCGCGGGCGGCGTGGCGCGGCTCGCGTCGCTCGCACGCAATGCGCGGCTGCGGCCGAAGTCGACCGTGCAGAGCGCGACCGGGATCCGCAGCGACAAGGTCGAGCAGAAATCGCGCGGCTTCACGGCCAGCGCGTTCAATACGCGGGAATTCTTTCACGGGCAGGGCAACGGCACGCTGCGCGCGGTGAAGGCCGGCTTCCTGATCGGCGCATTCGCGGTGCCGTTCGTGCTGACCGGCGCGGGCGCGCTCGCGCCGACGTCGGTCGCGGCCGCCGTCGCGCTTGGCGCGGCGTTCGTGATCCAGTATGCGGGGCTGGTCGCGGAACGCTGGTTCTTCTTCGCGGATGCGCGGCATCCGCAGAACCTCTACTACCAGCGCGCGTCATGA
- a CDS encoding molybdopterin oxidoreductase family protein, whose protein sequence is MEHRARERDEQAEIKTTTCYMCACRCGIRVHLRDGEVRYIDGNPAHPLNQGVICAKGSSGIMKQYSPARLTQPLMRKPGAERGDAQFEPVSWEVAFDVLEKRLAHLRATDPKRFALFTGRDQMQALTGLFAKQFGTPNYAAHGGFCSANMAAGMIYTIGGSFWEFGGPDLDNAKLFFMIGTAEDHHSNPLKIALGKFKRAGGRFIAINPVRTGYAAIADEWIPIRPGTDGALFMALMHELIARDAFDLEFVSRFTNAAELIDQRDGADTFGLFVRDAGAPEVNALYPQNRMWWDTKTNRAVLHHTEGAEPALDGRYTLDDGTPVAPSFTLLREQVAECTPEWAADITGIAADTIRRLAREMETVARDHAIALPVRWTDSWGKEHDSVKGVPIAFHAMRGLAAHSNGFQTIRALAVLMSLLGTIDRPGGFRHKAPYPRAVPPSAKPPNDPAQIRPNTPLATGPLGWPAGPEDLFVHPDGTPARLDKAFSWEYPLAVHGLMHSVITNAWRGDPYPIDTLLIFMANMAWNSSMNTTEVRKMLVDKRDDGEYRIPFLVVCDAFASEMTAFADLILPDTTYLERHDVMSVLDRPISEFDGPVDSVRVPVVPPTGECKPFQEVLIELASRLKFPAFTTADGQRKFRDYPDFVINFQTAPDSGTGFLIGWRGKDGDKAVVGEPNPDQWKRYAENNCVYHHRLPEPLQYMRNCNGPYMQWAVDNGMRKFGVPIVIQLYSDVMQKFRLAAQGRTSGRQPPDHLRKRIARYFDPLPFWHRSLESGLTDAGRYPLAAITQRPMAMYHSWDSQNAWLRQIHGENHLFVNPVTAAAQQIEDGAWIYVESPWGKVRCRARYSEAVEPGTVWTWNAIGKAAGAWNLGPQAGESQRGFLLNHVITDELPDAARGGARMSNSDPITGQAGWYDVQVRIYPAEADAATTLPQFAPMPALPGTPRVLQRVQAYFAGTGAFAARLRRAASAGPKSEDR, encoded by the coding sequence ATGGAACATCGGGCACGCGAGCGGGACGAGCAGGCCGAGATCAAGACGACGACGTGCTACATGTGCGCGTGCCGCTGCGGCATCCGCGTGCACCTGCGCGACGGCGAGGTGCGCTATATCGACGGCAATCCCGCGCATCCGCTGAACCAGGGCGTCATCTGCGCGAAAGGTTCGTCCGGAATCATGAAGCAGTATTCGCCCGCGCGGCTCACGCAGCCGCTGATGCGCAAGCCGGGCGCCGAGCGCGGCGACGCGCAGTTCGAGCCGGTGTCGTGGGAGGTCGCGTTCGACGTGCTCGAAAAGCGTCTCGCGCACCTGCGCGCCACCGACCCGAAGCGCTTTGCGCTGTTCACCGGCCGCGACCAGATGCAGGCGCTCACCGGCCTGTTCGCGAAACAGTTCGGTACGCCGAACTATGCGGCGCATGGCGGATTCTGCTCGGCGAACATGGCGGCCGGGATGATCTATACGATCGGCGGCTCGTTCTGGGAATTCGGCGGGCCTGATCTCGACAACGCGAAGCTGTTCTTCATGATCGGCACCGCGGAGGACCACCATTCGAATCCGCTGAAGATCGCGCTCGGCAAGTTCAAGCGGGCGGGCGGCCGCTTCATCGCGATCAATCCGGTGCGCACCGGCTACGCGGCGATCGCCGACGAATGGATTCCGATTCGCCCCGGCACCGATGGCGCGCTGTTCATGGCGCTGATGCACGAGCTGATCGCGCGCGACGCGTTCGACCTCGAATTCGTGTCGCGCTTCACGAACGCGGCGGAGCTGATCGACCAGCGCGACGGCGCCGACACGTTCGGGCTGTTCGTGCGCGACGCCGGCGCGCCGGAGGTCAACGCGCTGTATCCGCAGAACCGGATGTGGTGGGACACGAAGACGAACCGCGCGGTGCTGCATCACACGGAAGGCGCCGAGCCTGCACTCGACGGCCGCTATACGCTCGACGACGGCACGCCCGTCGCGCCGTCGTTCACGCTGCTGCGTGAGCAGGTGGCCGAATGCACGCCCGAATGGGCGGCCGACATCACCGGCATCGCGGCCGACACGATCCGCCGCCTGGCGCGCGAGATGGAGACGGTCGCGCGCGACCACGCGATCGCGCTGCCGGTGCGCTGGACGGATTCATGGGGCAAGGAACACGATTCGGTGAAGGGCGTGCCGATCGCGTTCCATGCGATGCGCGGGCTCGCCGCGCATTCGAACGGCTTCCAGACGATCCGCGCGCTTGCCGTGCTGATGTCGCTGCTCGGCACGATCGACCGGCCGGGCGGCTTCCGGCACAAGGCGCCGTATCCGCGCGCGGTGCCGCCGTCGGCGAAACCGCCGAACGACCCGGCGCAGATCAGGCCGAACACGCCGCTCGCCACCGGCCCGCTCGGCTGGCCGGCGGGCCCCGAGGATCTGTTCGTCCATCCGGACGGCACGCCCGCGCGGCTCGACAAGGCGTTCTCGTGGGAATACCCGCTCGCGGTGCACGGGCTCATGCATTCGGTGATCACCAATGCGTGGCGCGGCGATCCCTATCCGATCGACACGCTGCTGATCTTCATGGCCAACATGGCGTGGAATTCGTCGATGAATACGACGGAAGTGCGCAAGATGCTGGTCGACAAGCGCGACGACGGCGAATACCGGATCCCGTTCCTCGTCGTGTGCGATGCGTTCGCGTCGGAGATGACGGCGTTCGCCGACCTGATCCTGCCCGACACGACCTACCTCGAGCGGCACGACGTGATGTCGGTGCTCGACCGGCCGATCTCCGAATTCGACGGGCCGGTCGACTCGGTGCGCGTGCCGGTCGTGCCGCCGACCGGCGAATGCAAGCCGTTCCAGGAAGTGCTGATCGAACTCGCGAGCCGGCTGAAGTTTCCGGCCTTCACGACCGCGGACGGGCAACGCAAGTTTCGCGACTATCCGGATTTCGTCATCAATTTCCAGACCGCGCCCGATTCCGGCACCGGCTTCCTGATCGGCTGGCGCGGCAAGGACGGCGACAAGGCCGTCGTCGGCGAGCCGAACCCCGACCAGTGGAAGCGCTACGCGGAGAACAACTGCGTGTACCACCACCGGCTGCCGGAGCCGCTGCAGTACATGCGCAACTGCAACGGCCCGTACATGCAGTGGGCGGTCGACAACGGGATGCGCAAGTTCGGCGTGCCGATCGTGATCCAGCTCTACTCGGACGTGATGCAGAAATTCCGGCTCGCCGCGCAGGGTCGCACGTCGGGCCGCCAGCCGCCCGACCATCTGCGCAAGCGTATCGCGCGCTATTTCGATCCGCTGCCGTTCTGGCATCGGTCGCTCGAAAGCGGGCTGACCGATGCGGGCCGCTATCCGCTCGCGGCGATCACGCAGCGGCCGATGGCGATGTATCACTCGTGGGATTCGCAGAACGCGTGGTTACGGCAGATCCATGGCGAGAACCACCTGTTCGTGAACCCGGTGACGGCCGCCGCGCAGCAGATCGAAGACGGCGCGTGGATCTACGTCGAATCGCCATGGGGCAAGGTGCGGTGCCGCGCGCGCTACAGCGAGGCGGTCGAGCCCGGCACCGTATGGACCTGGAACGCGATCGGCAAGGCGGCCGGCGCGTGGAACCTCGGGCCGCAGGCGGGCGAGTCGCAGCGCGGCTTCCTGTTGAACCACGTGATCACCGACGAGCTGCCGGATGCGGCGCGCGGTGGTGCGCGGATGTCGAACTCCGATCCGATCACGGGGCAGGCCGGCTGGTACGACGTGCAGGTGCGGATCTATCCGGCCGAAGCCGATGCGGCGACGACCTTGCCGCAGTTCGCGCCGATGCCGGCGCTGCCGGGCACGCCGCGCGTGCTGCAGCGCGTGCAGGCGTATTTCGCGGGAACCGGCGCATTCGCCGCGCGGCTGCGGCGCGCGGCGTCCGCCGGCCCGAAGTCTGAAGATCGCTGA
- a CDS encoding 4Fe-4S dicluster domain-containing protein, whose protein sequence is MTQMALVIDLNVCVGCHACVTSCKEWNTSGEAGSLADMRPYDDDPSGTFFNRVQTYEAGVFPMTDTIHFPKSCLHCEDPPCVPVCPTGASYKRKSDGIVLVDYDKCIGCKYCAWACPYGARELDEGRKEMTKCTLCADRIDNPALPERDRKPACVLACPTSARLFGDVHDPESEVSRAIRERGGYQLMPEWDTRPSNHYLPRVKTESSCGCGSSGGCGSTSNGSDEDASFEARAARGDIDLVSLATQR, encoded by the coding sequence ATGACCCAGATGGCCCTCGTCATCGACCTGAACGTGTGCGTCGGCTGCCATGCCTGCGTGACGAGCTGCAAGGAATGGAACACGTCGGGCGAAGCCGGCAGTCTCGCCGATATGCGCCCGTACGACGACGATCCGTCCGGCACGTTCTTCAACCGCGTGCAGACGTACGAAGCGGGCGTGTTCCCGATGACCGACACGATCCATTTCCCGAAGTCGTGCCTGCACTGCGAGGATCCGCCGTGCGTGCCGGTATGCCCGACCGGCGCGAGCTACAAGCGCAAGTCGGACGGGATCGTGCTGGTCGACTACGACAAGTGCATCGGCTGCAAGTACTGCGCGTGGGCGTGCCCGTACGGCGCGCGCGAGCTCGACGAAGGCCGCAAGGAGATGACGAAGTGCACGCTGTGCGCGGACCGCATCGACAACCCGGCGCTGCCCGAGCGTGACCGGAAGCCGGCCTGTGTGCTCGCGTGCCCGACTTCGGCGCGGCTGTTCGGCGACGTGCACGATCCGGAGTCGGAGGTGTCGCGCGCGATCCGCGAACGCGGCGGCTATCAGCTGATGCCCGAATGGGACACGCGTCCGTCGAACCATTACCTGCCGCGCGTGAAGACCGAATCGTCGTGCGGTTGCGGGAGCAGCGGCGGATGCGGCAGTACGTCGAACGGGAGCGACGAAGACGCGTCGTTCGAAGCTCGCGCGGCACGTGGCGACATCGATCTCGTGTCGCTCGCGACACAGCGCTGA
- a CDS encoding IclR family transcriptional regulator: MLPADTPTLRAFALLEHLVQAGDAVSLADLVREVDIPKASLHRMLASLEAGGLVIREPGRKNAYAIGPRLARLGTGVMLHAGARRLRHAILERLVADLGETCNLTALHDTEVVYLDRVEADWPLRLDLKPGSRVPAHCSASGKLLLALLPRDERAALVRALALPRYTPNTISDPELLEAELDRTAHKGVAIDNEEFVAGIVCIAAPIVGADGACIAAVAVHAPVSRAPLSQLLDHVPRLQEAARALADTF, encoded by the coding sequence ATGCTGCCCGCGGATACGCCCACGCTGCGCGCCTTCGCGCTGCTCGAACATCTCGTCCAGGCCGGCGACGCCGTGTCGCTCGCCGATCTCGTGCGTGAAGTCGATATCCCGAAGGCGTCGCTGCACCGGATGCTCGCGTCGCTCGAAGCCGGCGGCCTCGTGATCCGCGAGCCGGGTCGCAAGAACGCGTATGCGATCGGCCCGCGCCTCGCGCGGCTCGGCACCGGCGTGATGCTGCATGCGGGCGCGCGCCGGCTGCGCCACGCGATCCTCGAACGGCTCGTCGCCGATCTCGGCGAAACCTGCAACCTCACCGCGCTGCACGACACGGAAGTCGTCTATCTCGACCGCGTCGAAGCCGACTGGCCGCTGCGGCTCGACCTGAAGCCCGGCTCGCGCGTGCCCGCGCATTGCAGCGCCAGCGGCAAGCTGCTGCTGGCGCTGCTGCCGCGCGACGAACGCGCCGCGCTGGTGCGCGCACTGGCGCTGCCGCGCTACACGCCGAACACGATCTCGGACCCCGAGCTGCTCGAGGCCGAACTCGACCGCACCGCGCACAAGGGCGTCGCGATCGACAACGAGGAATTCGTCGCGGGCATCGTGTGCATCGCGGCACCGATCGTCGGCGCCGACGGCGCGTGCATCGCCGCCGTCGCCGTGCATGCACCCGTGTCGCGCGCACCGCTGTCGCAACTGCTCGATCACGTGCCGCGTTTGCAGGAAGCGGCCCGCGCGCTCGCGGACACGTTCTAG
- a CDS encoding AAA family ATPase encodes MDGVANKPDCMVSVRERFGFDSDLMVPAFSTRDDHVPDIDDAYRFNPDVTLAILAGFARNRRVLVQGMHGTGKSTHIEQVAARLNWPCVRVNLDGHISRLDLVGKDAIVVRDDVQVTEFQEGIVPWALQRPVALIFDEYDAGRPDVMFVIQRILERDGKFTLLDQNRVIHPHPSFRLFATANTVGLGNLNGLYHGTQMLNHAQMDRWNVVATLDYLPRDEEIGIVRARVPELADEAGRPLLESMVSLAELTRNGFATGDLSTLMSPRTVINWAENCQIFRDPALAFRLTFLNKCDDAERPVVAEYYQRCFGEELAVASRAGGGEPGAGR; translated from the coding sequence ATGGATGGGGTGGCGAACAAGCCGGACTGCATGGTGTCGGTCCGCGAACGGTTCGGGTTCGATTCGGACCTGATGGTGCCCGCGTTCAGCACGCGCGACGATCACGTACCCGATATCGACGATGCATACCGTTTCAACCCGGACGTCACGCTCGCGATCCTCGCGGGCTTCGCACGCAACCGCCGCGTGCTCGTGCAGGGGATGCACGGCACCGGCAAGTCGACGCATATCGAACAGGTCGCGGCACGGCTGAACTGGCCGTGCGTGCGCGTGAACCTCGACGGCCACATCAGCCGGCTCGACCTCGTCGGCAAGGATGCGATCGTCGTGCGCGACGACGTGCAGGTGACCGAATTCCAGGAAGGAATCGTGCCGTGGGCATTGCAGCGCCCGGTCGCGCTGATTTTCGACGAATACGACGCGGGGCGGCCCGACGTGATGTTCGTGATCCAGCGGATTCTGGAGCGCGACGGCAAGTTCACGCTGCTCGACCAGAACCGCGTGATTCACCCGCATCCGTCGTTCCGGCTGTTCGCGACCGCGAACACGGTCGGGCTCGGCAACCTGAACGGGCTTTACCACGGCACGCAGATGCTCAACCACGCGCAGATGGACCGCTGGAACGTGGTCGCGACGCTCGACTACCTGCCGCGCGACGAGGAGATCGGCATCGTGCGGGCGCGCGTGCCGGAACTCGCGGACGAAGCCGGCCGCCCGCTGCTCGAATCGATGGTGAGCCTCGCGGAGCTGACGCGCAACGGCTTCGCGACCGGCGACCTGTCGACGCTGATGTCGCCGCGCACGGTGATCAACTGGGCCGAGAACTGCCAGATCTTCCGCGATCCGGCGCTCGCGTTCCGGCTCACGTTCCTGAACAAGTGCGACGACGCGGAGCGGCCGGTCGTCGCCGAGTATTACCAGCGCTGTTTCGGCGAGGAGCTGGCGGTTGCGTCGCGGGCCGGCGGCGGCGAGCCGGGGGCGGGGCGGTGA